One window of Nostoc sp. C052 genomic DNA carries:
- a CDS encoding nucleotidyl transferase AbiEii/AbiGii toxin family protein, with amino-acid sequence MLKLNPQKLPFLESIGWQLKNVYEMSEKEIVQLYQRNWHHQATFKNLKQEEKDFVHYLAKKYNSWILPDFEMFHVEHHNNILKILNAFNPEVFKKASAYFGGGTLLALEYDEYRLSKDIDFLFPYGTENYRYLRNLIYDEGIVALFQSTTDIELGDSTINQYGIRFLVVVNETTIKVEIVANGIFTLDSPVYPKWTKIPCLSISDRFTSKLMANADRWNDSSTQSRDLIDLAILRVNNEIPARAIAKAEENYEVKKPLIKAITNFIEKERYRDQCFHELNIPKEKFSIIMDGINWLLVDFKSIN; translated from the coding sequence ATGCTTAAGCTCAATCCACAAAAGCTACCATTTCTAGAGTCTATTGGTTGGCAGCTAAAAAATGTATATGAAATGAGTGAGAAAGAAATTGTTCAATTGTATCAACGCAATTGGCATCATCAAGCTACCTTCAAAAATTTAAAACAAGAAGAAAAAGATTTTGTTCATTATTTAGCAAAAAAATATAACTCCTGGATATTACCGGATTTTGAAATGTTTCATGTCGAGCATCATAATAATATACTTAAAATCCTTAATGCTTTCAATCCAGAAGTTTTCAAAAAAGCTTCTGCATACTTTGGCGGTGGTACACTCTTGGCGTTAGAATATGATGAATACAGGCTTAGTAAAGATATTGATTTCCTCTTCCCTTATGGAACTGAAAATTACAGGTATTTAAGAAATTTGATTTATGACGAAGGAATTGTAGCATTATTTCAAAGTACAACAGATATCGAATTAGGTGACAGTACAATAAATCAATATGGTATTCGTTTCCTTGTTGTAGTCAATGAAACAACTATTAAAGTAGAAATTGTAGCCAATGGGATTTTTACTTTAGACTCTCCTGTTTATCCGAAATGGACAAAAATACCTTGTCTGAGCATAAGCGATAGATTTACATCAAAACTAATGGCTAATGCTGACCGATGGAACGATTCAAGTACACAATCTAGAGATTTGATTGACTTAGCAATATTGCGTGTAAATAACGAAATCCCCGCACGTGCGATCGCTAAAGCTGAAGAAAACTACGAAGTAAAAAAGCCATTAATTAAAGCCATCACTAATTTTATTGAAAAAGAAAGATATAGAGATCAATGTTTTCATGAGTTAAACATACCTAAAGAAAAATTTTCAATAATAATGGATGGAATAAATTGGCTTCTTGTTGACTTTAAATCTATAAATTAA
- a CDS encoding IS630 family transposase gives MPAKNHLTSQQIEKLQKALKLEENGEIRERILILLLLNDGKTQANIAEFLGCSLNKVSYWCVHGDPENLESLKDERMKGNHKKATDKYIEILLETIDKEPEELGYEFGRWTAQRLATYLEQLTGIQLSGSQVRRILEKKKYVYLWTKYSLESKRNLEKRKAFKQKIAEYLRIEKEHPERLQVWFWDESGFSLRVIRRKSWCKKGHSKNVRGDRRKGRINVMGGLRYSDKKRFVEFIDKGNADNFYKVLKIFYEEIVFDWVEAGNQAKDFAEKGAKIVIILDNASFHKKQEYINKIETEMPNIHLEFLPEYSPDYNLIELVWHSTKEYIANRLFQSIEDLEYLLHQLLNEGELIIKWGRKLKNKGDAVITI, from the coding sequence ATGCCAGCAAAAAATCATTTAACTTCTCAGCAGATAGAGAAACTACAAAAAGCTTTAAAACTGGAAGAAAATGGAGAAATAAGAGAAAGAATACTAATTCTCTTGTTGCTTAATGACGGGAAAACACAAGCTAACATAGCAGAATTTTTGGGTTGTTCTTTAAATAAAGTATCATATTGGTGTGTACATGGAGACCCAGAGAATCTAGAAAGCCTAAAAGATGAGAGGATGAAGGGAAACCATAAAAAAGCCACAGATAAGTATATAGAAATATTACTAGAAACTATAGATAAAGAACCAGAAGAATTAGGATACGAGTTTGGCAGATGGACAGCGCAGAGATTAGCAACATATTTAGAGCAACTCACAGGCATACAATTAAGTGGTTCTCAAGTAAGGAGGATATTAGAGAAAAAAAAGTACGTCTACCTCTGGACAAAATATAGCTTAGAGTCCAAGAGGAATCTAGAAAAAAGAAAAGCATTTAAACAGAAAATAGCAGAGTATTTAAGAATAGAGAAAGAGCATCCAGAACGATTACAGGTATGGTTTTGGGATGAGAGTGGCTTTAGTTTAAGGGTGATAAGAAGAAAATCATGGTGTAAAAAAGGTCACTCTAAAAACGTGAGAGGAGACAGAAGAAAAGGGAGAATTAATGTGATGGGAGGATTAAGGTATTCAGATAAGAAAAGATTTGTAGAATTTATTGATAAAGGGAATGCAGACAATTTTTACAAAGTCCTAAAAATCTTTTATGAAGAAATAGTTTTCGATTGGGTAGAAGCTGGTAATCAAGCTAAAGATTTTGCGGAGAAGGGAGCAAAAATAGTTATTATTCTTGATAATGCAAGTTTTCACAAAAAGCAAGAGTATATTAATAAAATTGAAACAGAAATGCCGAATATTCATTTAGAGTTTCTCCCGGAATATAGCCCAGATTATAACTTAATTGAATTGGTCTGGCACTCGACAAAAGAATATATTGCTAATCGGCTATTTCAATCAATTGAAGACCTAGAATATTTATTACATCAACTTTTAAATGAAGGAGAGTTAATTATTAAATGGGGACGAAAACTCAAAAATAAAGGCGATGCTGTTATCACAATTTAA
- a CDS encoding SRPBCC family protein — MSASYISNSIIAGSDMAWSQDKQKLLVQGEILVETRSHKSSGGSVTAWMYVPMVRSHVWQQLTDYPRWVQYFPDITKSEVVQKGEVKRLYQAAQKAFFFFTAQVEIYLNVVEVLGQQIQFRMVKGTFEDFDANLELKDCGNGTILAYTVQATPLIPIPSIFIQQAMNLELPANMRKMRQVMCKNH; from the coding sequence ATGTCTGCGTCTTATATATCAAACTCAATTATTGCAGGTTCAGATATGGCTTGGAGTCAAGACAAGCAAAAGTTATTGGTACAGGGTGAAATTTTGGTAGAAACGCGATCGCACAAGTCATCAGGTGGCTCAGTGACAGCCTGGATGTATGTGCCGATGGTGCGATCGCATGTTTGGCAGCAATTAACTGATTACCCCCGCTGGGTGCAATATTTCCCCGATATCACCAAGAGTGAGGTAGTACAAAAAGGTGAGGTTAAACGTCTGTATCAAGCAGCACAAAAAGCCTTTTTCTTTTTCACGGCTCAAGTCGAAATTTACCTCAACGTTGTAGAAGTGCTGGGGCAGCAAATTCAATTTCGTATGGTAAAAGGGACTTTTGAGGATTTTGACGCCAATTTAGAACTCAAAGATTGTGGTAACGGCACAATACTTGCTTATACTGTGCAAGCTACACCTCTGATTCCAATTCCATCTATTTTCATTCAACAAGCAATGAACTTAGAGTTACCTGCAAATATGCGTAAAATGCGACAAGTTATGTGTAAAAATCATTAG
- a CDS encoding ferredoxin:protochlorophyllide reductase (ATP-dependent) subunit N: protein MTVAQQPEALSFECETGNYHTFCPISCVAWLYQKIEDSFFLVIGTKTCGYFLQNAMGVMIFAEPRYAMAELEEGDISAQLSDYEELKRLCLQIKRDRNPSVIVWIGTCTTEIIKTDLEGLAPKLESEIGIPIVVARANGLDYAFTQGEDTVLAAMANRCPDKSPVAETEKSERNAIAKLLNFGKKKEDVAQDESEYVDHPPLVLFGSLPDPVVTQLTLELKRQGIKVSGWLPAKRFTELPVLEEGYYVAGVNPFLSRTATTLMRRRKCKLIGAPFPIGPDGTRAWIEKICSVFGITPKGLDEREAQIWAGLEDYVKLIRGKSVFFMGDNLLEVSQARFLIRCGMTVHEIGIPYMDKRYQAAELALLEKTCQEMNSPLPRIVEKPDNYNQLQRIYELKPDLVITGMAHANPLEARGINTKWSVEFTFAQIHGFTNARDMLELVTRPLRRNNNLKDLGWDKLVREEAKI from the coding sequence ATGACTGTCGCTCAACAACCAGAAGCTTTAAGCTTTGAATGTGAAACTGGGAATTACCATACTTTTTGTCCAATTAGCTGCGTGGCGTGGTTATACCAAAAAATTGAAGATAGCTTCTTTTTGGTGATTGGGACAAAAACTTGTGGCTACTTCCTGCAAAATGCGATGGGGGTGATGATTTTTGCTGAACCCCGCTATGCAATGGCAGAGTTGGAAGAAGGCGATATTTCAGCACAACTGAGTGATTATGAAGAGTTAAAGCGGTTGTGCTTGCAGATTAAACGCGATCGCAATCCTAGTGTAATTGTCTGGATTGGCACTTGCACCACCGAAATTATCAAAACTGATTTAGAAGGTTTAGCACCGAAGCTAGAATCTGAAATCGGGATTCCCATCGTTGTAGCGCGGGCAAATGGTCTAGATTACGCCTTCACCCAAGGGGAAGACACTGTGTTAGCAGCAATGGCTAACCGTTGTCCTGATAAGTCTCCTGTGGCGGAAACAGAGAAAAGTGAACGTAATGCGATCGCAAAATTGCTCAACTTCGGTAAGAAGAAAGAAGATGTCGCCCAAGATGAATCTGAGTACGTGGATCATCCACCCTTGGTTCTCTTTGGTTCCCTTCCCGACCCCGTAGTTACTCAGTTAACCTTGGAACTGAAGAGACAAGGCATCAAAGTTTCCGGCTGGCTACCCGCCAAGCGCTTCACAGAATTGCCAGTACTGGAAGAAGGGTATTATGTCGCTGGTGTCAACCCCTTCCTCAGCCGCACAGCTACCACCTTAATGCGCCGCCGCAAGTGTAAACTCATTGGCGCACCCTTCCCCATTGGCCCCGATGGCACTCGCGCTTGGATTGAGAAAATCTGCTCGGTGTTTGGTATTACTCCCAAGGGATTAGATGAACGGGAAGCCCAAATTTGGGCAGGCTTGGAAGATTACGTGAAACTAATTCGCGGTAAGTCTGTATTCTTCATGGGTGATAACTTGCTGGAAGTTTCCCAAGCAAGATTCTTAATCCGTTGCGGGATGACTGTTCACGAAATCGGCATTCCCTACATGGATAAGCGCTATCAAGCTGCTGAGTTGGCACTGTTAGAGAAAACTTGCCAGGAAATGAATTCACCCCTGCCAAGGATTGTAGAGAAGCCGGATAATTACAATCAACTTCAGCGAATTTATGAGTTGAAACCAGATTTGGTAATTACTGGTATGGCTCACGCTAATCCATTGGAAGCACGCGGTATTAATACAAAGTGGTCTGTGGAGTTCACTTTTGCTCAAATTCACGGCTTTACGAATGCGCGTGACATGTTAGAGTTGGTGACTCGTCCGCTACGTCGGAATAATAATTTGAAAGATTTAGGTTGGGATAAGTTGGTGAGAGAAGAAGCGAAGATTTAG
- a CDS encoding glycosyltransferase family 2 protein encodes MISIITPVYNGDKFIESCLQNVINQNFADVEHIIADGGSTDKTIDIIKHYANQHPHIRWISEKDQGQSDAMNKGIAMAQGAIIGILNVDDFYEPNVLSRISELFTNLPEPSLIVGNCNIWDHRNNLIQINKPKRLRPVDLLMEKQINDDGMIDVTFPVNPSAYFYHKSLHQKIGVYKVEEHYVMDIDFLMKAVKVAHVRYFNELWGNFRYYPGTKTFDDSTNGTSQTRIQQLFKEYAKTLPLIEQWEVHLNRIMIFITLRIFYFYKYPQRLPKSIHSRFIKSISYFKHKTAIIGDLTHPTATKTSPVWRFAARLLFFIKSRREIEVISTND; translated from the coding sequence ATGATTAGTATAATTACACCAGTTTATAACGGTGATAAATTTATAGAATCTTGCCTTCAAAATGTCATCAACCAAAATTTTGCGGATGTTGAGCATATCATCGCCGATGGTGGCTCAACGGACAAGACAATAGATATTATCAAACATTATGCCAATCAACATCCCCACATCCGCTGGATTTCTGAAAAAGACCAGGGACAATCAGATGCGATGAATAAAGGAATTGCTATGGCGCAAGGAGCGATTATAGGCATTTTAAATGTTGATGATTTCTATGAACCAAATGTTCTTAGCCGCATTTCAGAACTCTTTACAAATCTACCAGAACCTAGCTTGATTGTCGGTAATTGTAATATTTGGGATCATCGAAACAACTTAATTCAGATTAATAAACCTAAACGACTACGACCAGTTGATTTATTGATGGAAAAGCAAATTAATGATGATGGCATGATTGATGTTACTTTTCCGGTTAATCCATCGGCTTACTTTTACCACAAATCATTACACCAAAAAATTGGAGTCTACAAAGTTGAAGAGCATTATGTAATGGATATAGATTTCTTAATGAAAGCAGTTAAAGTAGCTCATGTAAGATATTTTAATGAACTTTGGGGAAATTTTAGATATTATCCAGGAACAAAAACTTTTGATGATTCTACAAATGGAACAAGTCAAACGCGAATCCAACAGTTGTTTAAGGAGTATGCTAAAACACTCCCATTAATTGAGCAATGGGAGGTACATTTGAATCGAATCATGATTTTTATTACATTAAGAATTTTCTATTTTTATAAGTATCCGCAACGATTACCTAAATCGATTCATAGTCGATTCATCAAATCGATTTCGTATTTCAAGCATAAGACAGCAATCATTGGGGACTTAACTCATCCCACAGCTACAAAAACATCGCCTGTATGGCGATTTGCTGCGCGTTTGCTCTTTTTTATAAAAAGCCGTAGGGAAATCGAAGTTATTAGTACCAATGACTAA
- the clpB gene encoding ATP-dependent chaperone ClpB — MQPTNPNQFTEKAWEAIAHTPDIVKQYQQQQIESEHLMKALLEQDGLATGILTKAGVNLQKLRDRTEQFFQRQPKVSGNSTSVYLGRSLDTLLDRADGYRKEFQDEYISIEHLLLAYAKDDRFGKALFQEFGLDEGKLKNIIKQIRGSQKVTDQNPEGKYEALEKYGRDLTEAARKGQLDPVIGRDDEIRRTVQILSRRTKNNPVLIGEPGVGKTAIAEGLAQRIIAGDVPQSLKDRKLIALDMGALIAGAKFRGEFEERLKAVLKEVTESGGNIVLFIDEIHTVVGAGATQGAMDAGNLLKPMLARGELRCIGATTLDEYRKYIEKDAALERRFQQVFVDQPSVEDSISILRGLRERYENHHGVKISDSALVAAAILSSRYISDRFLPDKAIDLVDEAAARLKMEITSKPEELDEIDRKILQLEMEKLSLQKESDAASRERLERLEKEIADLKEEQRTLNTQWQSEKDIIDKIQSVKKEIERVNLEIQQAERDYDLNRAAELKYGNLTSLHRQLEAVEAELASTQRSGKSLLREEVTEADIAEIISKWTGIPISKLVESEKEKLLHLEDELHHRVIGQEEAVTAVADAIQRSRAGLADPNRPIASFIFLGPTGVGKTELAKALAAYMFDSEDALVRIDMSEYMEKHAVSRLIGAPPGYVGYEEGGQLTEAIRRRPYSVILFDEIEKAHPDVFNIFLQILDDGRVTDAQGHKVDFKNAIIIMTSNIGSQYILDVAGDNNHYDEMRRRVMEAMRNSFRPEFLNRIDEIIIFHGLDKKELRQIVLLQVERLRKRLGDRKISLKLSDAALDFLAEVGYDPVYGARPLKRAIQRELETQIAKSILRGEFNDGNTIFVDVQNERLSFSRLPVEVFTG, encoded by the coding sequence ATGCAACCTACTAATCCTAACCAATTTACAGAAAAAGCCTGGGAAGCGATCGCCCATACCCCCGATATTGTTAAACAATATCAACAACAGCAAATTGAAAGCGAACACCTGATGAAGGCGTTGCTAGAACAAGATGGTCTAGCGACTGGAATTCTCACCAAGGCGGGTGTTAATCTTCAAAAACTGCGCGATCGCACTGAACAATTTTTTCAACGTCAGCCAAAAGTATCAGGTAATAGCACCTCAGTCTACTTAGGGCGCAGCTTGGATACACTTCTAGATCGAGCCGATGGATATCGCAAAGAGTTTCAAGATGAATATATTTCAATTGAACACTTATTGCTGGCTTACGCTAAAGATGACCGCTTTGGCAAAGCTTTATTCCAAGAATTCGGTTTGGACGAAGGCAAGCTAAAAAATATTATTAAACAAATTCGGGGGAGCCAAAAAGTGACCGACCAAAATCCAGAAGGCAAGTACGAAGCACTGGAAAAATACGGACGTGATCTCACAGAAGCCGCCCGTAAAGGTCAACTTGACCCAGTGATTGGGCGGGATGATGAGATTCGTCGGACGGTGCAAATTCTCTCTCGCCGCACCAAGAATAATCCTGTGCTAATTGGCGAACCGGGTGTTGGTAAAACTGCGATCGCTGAAGGATTAGCACAGCGGATTATCGCAGGTGATGTACCTCAATCTCTCAAAGACCGCAAGCTAATCGCTTTAGATATGGGTGCTTTGATTGCAGGGGCAAAATTCCGGGGTGAATTTGAAGAACGCCTGAAAGCAGTATTAAAAGAAGTTACTGAATCTGGCGGCAATATTGTTTTATTTATTGATGAAATTCACACCGTTGTTGGGGCTGGTGCAACCCAAGGCGCAATGGATGCTGGTAACTTATTAAAACCAATGTTGGCGCGGGGCGAATTGCGCTGTATTGGGGCAACAACCCTGGATGAATACCGCAAATATATCGAAAAAGATGCGGCATTAGAAAGACGCTTCCAGCAAGTTTTTGTCGATCAGCCCAGTGTAGAAGATAGTATTTCGATTTTGCGCGGCTTGAGAGAACGTTATGAAAACCACCACGGGGTGAAGATTTCTGATAGTGCTTTAGTTGCAGCAGCAATATTGTCGAGTCGATATATTAGCGATCGCTTCCTCCCTGATAAAGCCATTGACTTGGTAGACGAAGCCGCCGCGAGATTAAAAATGGAGATTACCTCCAAACCAGAAGAACTCGACGAAATTGATCGTAAAATTCTGCAATTGGAAATGGAGAAGCTATCGCTGCAAAAAGAAAGTGATGCCGCTTCTCGTGAACGCTTAGAAAGATTAGAAAAAGAAATTGCCGATCTCAAAGAAGAACAAAGAACACTGAATACTCAATGGCAGTCTGAAAAAGATATTATTGACAAAATTCAGTCTGTTAAAAAAGAGATTGAACGGGTTAACTTAGAGATTCAACAAGCAGAACGCGACTATGACCTTAACCGCGCTGCTGAGTTGAAATACGGCAATTTAACCAGTTTGCATCGTCAATTAGAAGCAGTAGAAGCCGAATTGGCAAGCACTCAAAGAAGTGGTAAATCACTATTACGAGAAGAAGTCACCGAAGCTGATATTGCTGAAATTATTTCTAAATGGACAGGGATTCCGATTAGCAAGTTGGTGGAATCTGAGAAAGAGAAATTGCTGCATTTAGAAGATGAACTGCACCACCGGGTAATTGGCCAAGAAGAAGCAGTCACAGCTGTAGCGGATGCAATTCAGCGATCGCGCGCTGGATTAGCCGATCCCAATCGTCCCATCGCTAGCTTTATTTTCCTTGGGCCTACGGGTGTTGGTAAAACCGAACTGGCGAAGGCGCTGGCGGCGTACATGTTTGATAGTGAAGATGCGCTGGTGCGAATCGATATGTCGGAGTATATGGAGAAACACGCCGTCTCCCGCTTAATCGGTGCGCCTCCGGGATACGTGGGTTATGAAGAAGGCGGACAACTTACAGAAGCTATTCGCCGCCGTCCTTACTCAGTAATTCTTTTCGACGAAATCGAGAAAGCACACCCCGATGTCTTCAATATCTTCTTGCAAATTCTCGATGATGGTCGCGTTACTGATGCCCAAGGTCATAAGGTGGACTTCAAAAACGCTATTATCATCATGACCAGCAACATCGGTTCGCAATACATTCTTGATGTCGCTGGAGATAACAACCACTACGACGAAATGCGCCGTCGAGTAATGGAAGCGATGCGAAATAGCTTCCGTCCAGAATTCCTGAACCGGATTGACGAAATCATCATCTTCCACGGTTTAGATAAGAAGGAATTGCGGCAAATTGTGCTATTGCAAGTAGAAAGATTGCGGAAAAGATTGGGCGATCGCAAAATATCCCTCAAACTCTCGGATGCTGCACTTGACTTTTTAGCCGAAGTAGGATACGACCCAGTATATGGGGCGCGTCCATTGAAGCGGGCGATTCAGCGAGAGTTAGAAACGCAAATTGCTAAATCCATCTTGCGCGGCGAATTCAACGACGGTAACACCATCTTTGTAGATGTGCAGAATGAAAGGTTGTCCTTTAGCCGTTTACCAGTTGAGGTATTCACTGGATAA
- a CDS encoding DUF5331 domain-containing protein — MAFFHSFTDSIKQKWLQFFQNNRDWITLHMEVESVYTPDGGKRPPSYLILGVLNALEPKLAQLMLPFAKLNPDADTLIEVLDLHFDPDLALGNRFVGNPDVERYVEEAAAIVDEKPEDETLTHSHTNGFAAAVVPEFAILDSDNESLGIGELEETENGFGDTSLTNGHDAKDESLQTSSLEADEFGEIAFDSTVAIEVKLDEEEALEDSPLDENAFKDVLSDVWGDETALQKAEENNDFLGEELPAGVFDESEIARLFPNA, encoded by the coding sequence ATGGCTTTCTTTCACAGCTTTACGGATTCAATAAAACAAAAGTGGTTGCAATTTTTCCAGAATAATCGAGACTGGATTACCCTGCACATGGAAGTGGAATCAGTGTACACCCCTGATGGCGGGAAGCGACCACCTTCTTACCTCATCCTGGGAGTTCTTAACGCCCTAGAGCCAAAGCTAGCGCAGTTAATGTTGCCCTTTGCCAAACTCAATCCTGACGCCGATACCCTGATTGAAGTGCTGGATTTGCATTTTGACCCAGATTTAGCTCTCGGTAATCGCTTCGTCGGCAACCCAGATGTTGAGAGATACGTAGAAGAAGCAGCAGCTATCGTTGACGAAAAGCCTGAAGATGAAACATTGACACATTCTCATACAAATGGCTTTGCGGCGGCGGTAGTTCCAGAATTCGCAATCCTGGATTCTGATAATGAAAGTCTGGGGATTGGCGAGTTGGAGGAAACCGAAAATGGCTTTGGCGATACTTCCTTAACCAACGGACATGACGCAAAAGATGAGTCTCTCCAAACCTCTAGTTTAGAAGCAGATGAGTTTGGGGAAATTGCCTTCGATTCAACAGTTGCAATCGAAGTAAAGCTGGATGAAGAAGAAGCGCTTGAAGATAGTCCACTAGATGAGAATGCGTTTAAAGACGTGTTATCAGATGTCTGGGGTGATGAAACAGCTTTGCAAAAGGCTGAAGAAAATAACGATTTTTTGGGGGAAGAACTGCCAGCAGGCGTTTTTGATGAATCAGAAATTGCCCGTCTCTTCCCCAATGCTTAA
- the bchL gene encoding ferredoxin:protochlorophyllide reductase (ATP-dependent) iron-sulfur ATP-binding protein codes for MKLAVYGKGGIGKSTTSCNISVALAKRGKKVLQIGCDPKHDSTFTLTGFLIPTIIDTLQEKDYHYEDVWPEDVIYKGYGGVDCVEAGGPPAGAGCGGYVVGETVKLLKELNAFDEYDVILFDVLGDVVCGGFAAPLNYADYCLIVTDNGFDALFAANRIAASVREKARTHPLRLAGLIGNRTSKRDLIEKYIEAVPMPVLEVLPLIEDIRVSRVKGKTLFEMAEQDPSLDYVCDYYLNIADQILARPEGVVPNDTPDRELFSLLSDFYLNPGKPQVPNSEEELDLMIV; via the coding sequence GTGAAACTAGCAGTCTACGGAAAAGGTGGTATCGGTAAATCCACAACTAGCTGTAATATATCCGTCGCCCTAGCTAAACGTGGCAAAAAAGTGCTGCAAATTGGTTGCGACCCCAAACATGACAGTACCTTTACCCTGACTGGGTTTTTGATTCCCACAATTATCGACACCCTCCAAGAAAAGGACTATCACTACGAAGATGTCTGGCCAGAAGATGTGATTTATAAAGGCTACGGCGGTGTGGATTGCGTAGAAGCTGGTGGCCCACCTGCTGGTGCTGGATGTGGCGGTTATGTAGTCGGTGAAACCGTAAAATTACTTAAAGAACTCAACGCCTTTGATGAATACGATGTAATTCTCTTTGACGTTCTGGGTGACGTAGTTTGCGGTGGTTTTGCAGCACCACTCAACTATGCAGATTACTGCCTGATCGTTACAGACAACGGCTTTGATGCTTTGTTTGCTGCCAATCGGATTGCTGCTTCCGTCCGCGAAAAAGCAAGAACTCACCCACTGCGTCTAGCTGGGTTAATTGGCAATCGCACCTCCAAGCGCGACTTGATTGAAAAATATATAGAAGCTGTGCCCATGCCAGTTTTGGAAGTTTTACCTTTAATTGAAGATATCCGTGTTTCCCGTGTGAAAGGGAAAACTTTGTTCGAGATGGCAGAGCAAGATCCTTCCCTAGACTACGTTTGCGACTACTATCTCAACATCGCTGACCAAATTCTGGCGCGTCCCGAAGGTGTTGTACCTAACGATACACCAGATCGGGAGTTGTTCTCTTTGTTGTCCGATTTTTATCTAAATCCGGGTAAACCCCAGGTTCCTAATTCAGAAGAGGAACTAGACTTGATGATTGTATAA
- a CDS encoding TIGR02450 family Trp-rich protein gives MAKKQKFPYLVGSKWTAQQKVDGWRHFQVVNRKNQAKWVYAEMVAACDPKVRFWINAKLLQDNSQWQAGWQTLQEIHGLETEVS, from the coding sequence ATGGCTAAAAAACAAAAATTTCCTTACCTAGTTGGTTCTAAGTGGACTGCACAGCAAAAAGTTGATGGCTGGCGGCACTTCCAAGTTGTCAATCGTAAAAATCAGGCTAAGTGGGTTTACGCCGAAATGGTTGCTGCTTGCGATCCAAAAGTCCGTTTTTGGATAAATGCCAAATTATTACAAGATAACTCCCAGTGGCAGGCTGGCTGGCAAACATTACAGGAAATCCACGGACTTGAAACTGAGGTGTCCTGA
- a CDS encoding NAD(P)/FAD-dependent oxidoreductase translates to MLPLQIVVIGGGAAGFFGAIACAKANPEAEVTLLEASRQPLAKVLISGGGRCNVTHACFESEELVQNYPRGAKALRGALTRFGPQDTVAWFATHGVYLKTEADGRMFPVTNTSETIVECLIKAVATSGVKLRIGTHVTSVKRTSADAGFDILLKSGETIKCDRLLLATGSSLAGYKIVRELGHQIEPPVPSLFTFNIVDQKLRELAGVSVNPAQLRLSAGGKSQLQQTGPLLITHWGLSGPAVLKLSAWGARVLHESRYQATLLINWLPALHQEQVREKVLAVKDEWGKKAIALHRGVDLPHRLWQYIIARAGITTEDRWAEISSKTLNQLVQELTQGKYLINGKGAFKEEFVTCGGVNLKEVNFKTMESRLVPGLYFAGEILDIDGVTGGFNFQSAWTTGYLAGIAMATSD, encoded by the coding sequence TTGTTACCTTTACAAATTGTAGTTATTGGGGGTGGGGCAGCGGGATTTTTTGGCGCGATCGCTTGTGCTAAAGCCAATCCTGAAGCCGAAGTTACATTACTCGAAGCCAGTCGCCAACCCCTAGCGAAAGTGCTAATTTCTGGCGGCGGACGCTGCAACGTGACTCACGCTTGCTTTGAATCTGAGGAATTGGTGCAAAATTATCCCAGAGGTGCAAAAGCTTTGCGGGGTGCTTTGACTCGGTTTGGGCCTCAAGATACAGTAGCTTGGTTTGCCACTCACGGAGTCTATCTCAAAACTGAAGCTGATGGGCGGATGTTTCCTGTCACCAATACTTCAGAAACCATTGTGGAATGTCTGATTAAAGCGGTGGCCACATCTGGGGTTAAACTGCGTATCGGTACGCATGTAACTTCGGTGAAACGAACCTCAGCAGATGCAGGGTTTGATATTCTTTTGAAGTCGGGAGAAACAATTAAATGCGATCGCTTACTTCTCGCGACCGGTAGCAGCCTTGCAGGTTATAAAATTGTCCGAGAGTTAGGTCATCAAATTGAACCGCCAGTACCCTCATTATTTACCTTCAACATTGTCGATCAAAAATTGCGGGAATTGGCTGGAGTTAGCGTTAACCCTGCCCAGTTGCGCTTATCTGCTGGTGGAAAATCCCAATTACAACAAACTGGGCCATTGCTAATTACCCATTGGGGTTTAAGTGGCCCGGCTGTTTTGAAGCTTTCGGCTTGGGGTGCAAGAGTTCTGCACGAAAGCCGCTATCAAGCCACATTATTGATTAATTGGCTACCTGCTTTGCACCAGGAACAAGTGCGAGAAAAAGTTTTAGCAGTTAAGGATGAATGGGGAAAGAAAGCGATCGCATTGCATCGCGGCGTTGATCTCCCGCATCGTCTCTGGCAATATATCATTGCCCGTGCAGGTATTACCACAGAAGACCGTTGGGCAGAAATATCTAGTAAAACTTTAAATCAACTAGTGCAAGAACTTACTCAGGGAAAATACTTAATCAACGGCAAAGGAGCCTTCAAAGAAGAATTTGTTACCTGTGGCGGTGTCAACCTCAAAGAAGTCAACTTCAAGACGATGGAAAGTCGGTTAGTTCCTGGTCTTTATTTTGCCGGAGAAATCTTAGATATTGATGGCGTTACCGGTGGGTTTAATTTCCAAAGTGCTTGGACAACCGGTTATTTAGCAGGGATAGCAATGGCGACTAGCGATTAG